The following are encoded in a window of Desulfobacterales bacterium genomic DNA:
- a CDS encoding iron-containing alcohol dehydrogenase produces MKNYNQAFGFYLPTKLVYEIGAIKNKLASEIKVLNTDTVTIVTDKGVIGAGLLKNVEAALNEKKITYNIFDGVEPNPSTDTCYQCAETAKAISAGAFIAVGGGSPMDVAKTAAILMTNGGNLDKYEGVDKFEKDPLPILAIPTTAGTGSEVTPFAVITIRARNYKMTIVSYRFLPKVAFLDPTVLTSIPPHIAASCGMDALTHAIESYTNLVASPFTDAFGAEAIRLIGKYLRAFVANRADMEAAGAMCVASNLAGIAFGIARLGNVHAMAHPLSGFFNVPHGVANAIILTKVMEYNMLADHGKYKRIAALMGEDVSGLSDLEAAPIAIEAVQNLADDVGIPKTLTEVGVKKDKIEEMAKDAMLSGNVKINPRMSTLKDIINLYLSAM; encoded by the coding sequence ATGAAAAATTACAATCAGGCATTTGGATTTTACCTTCCTACAAAACTTGTTTATGAAATCGGCGCTATCAAAAACAAACTGGCATCCGAAATTAAAGTGCTGAATACCGACACGGTGACGATCGTTACGGACAAGGGCGTTATCGGTGCAGGTCTGTTGAAGAATGTAGAAGCGGCCCTGAACGAAAAAAAAATTACCTATAATATTTTTGACGGGGTTGAACCCAATCCCAGTACGGACACTTGTTATCAATGTGCCGAAACGGCTAAAGCCATCAGCGCGGGCGCCTTTATCGCCGTCGGCGGTGGCAGCCCCATGGATGTGGCAAAAACCGCCGCTATATTAATGACCAATGGCGGCAACCTCGACAAGTATGAAGGCGTTGATAAATTTGAAAAAGATCCGCTTCCCATCCTGGCGATACCAACAACCGCCGGGACCGGCAGTGAGGTCACTCCGTTTGCTGTCATCACCATCCGTGCTCGAAATTATAAAATGACAATCGTGAGCTATCGTTTCCTCCCCAAAGTCGCATTTCTTGATCCGACCGTCCTGACATCTATTCCGCCACACATTGCGGCCTCTTGTGGTATGGATGCACTGACCCATGCAATCGAGTCTTACACCAATCTGGTTGCCTCCCCCTTCACGGATGCATTCGGTGCGGAAGCCATTCGATTGATCGGTAAATACTTGAGAGCTTTTGTCGCAAACCGTGCGGATATGGAAGCGGCCGGCGCAATGTGTGTCGCCAGCAATCTGGCTGGAATCGCCTTTGGTATTGCCAGACTGGGTAATGTTCACGCCATGGCCCATCCGCTAAGCGGTTTTTTCAATGTTCCTCATGGCGTTGCTAACGCCATCATCCTCACAAAGGTTATGGAATATAATATGCTGGCGGATCATGGCAAATACAAACGAATTGCCGCCCTTATGGGAGAAGATGTTTCCGGATTATCAGACCTGGAAGCCGCACCGATTGCCATCGAAGCGGTTCAGAACCTCGCCGATGATGTCGGAATCCCGAAAACGCTGACCGAAGTCGGTGTTAAAAAAGATAAAATTGAAGAGATGGCAAAAGATGCCATGTTAAGCGGAAATGTCAAAATCAACCCCAGAATGAGCACCCTGAAAGATATCATCAACCTGTATCTTTCAGCCATGTAA